In Chloroflexaceae bacterium, the following proteins share a genomic window:
- a CDS encoding glycosyltransferase family 4 protein: MHPPQARIGFISTRLAGTDGVSLEAAKWAALLTGMGHHCFAFAGECDWPADHAYVVAEAHFNHPDVQAVQRDLFDDYRRSLETSARVHRLKEHLKTHLRTFLNLHRLNLLIAENVLSLPMHVPLGLALTELIAETGIPVIAHHHDFAWERERFNVHAASDYLRAAFPPALPSIRHVVINSFAARQMAMRIGERSTLIPNVMDFDTPPPPPAHTTGELRAALGVGADEHLLLQPTRIVPRKRIEHAIELARRLERPCALVISHAAGDEGQSYAEYLREYARILGVRVIFAAETINYQARLTPAGRRVYALADVYRAADLVTYPSAIEGFGNAFLEAIYYRRPLIMRDYEIFQVDIKPKGFRVLVFQDFIPAEIVEATRRLLDDPALQSEIVELNYAIARRYYSYRVLERHLAVLMNACLGT; the protein is encoded by the coding sequence ATGCATCCCCCTCAGGCGCGGATCGGTTTCATCTCCACCCGGCTCGCCGGCACTGACGGTGTTTCCCTCGAAGCGGCAAAATGGGCCGCGCTTCTAACCGGAATGGGGCATCACTGTTTCGCCTTTGCCGGGGAGTGCGACTGGCCCGCCGATCACGCCTATGTCGTCGCCGAGGCCCATTTCAACCACCCGGATGTCCAGGCGGTGCAGCGCGATCTGTTTGACGACTATCGCCGCTCGCTTGAAACCTCGGCCCGGGTGCACCGGCTCAAGGAGCATCTGAAGACCCATCTGCGCACCTTCCTCAACCTCCACCGTCTCAATCTGCTGATCGCGGAAAATGTGCTCTCGCTGCCGATGCACGTGCCGCTCGGGCTGGCCCTGACCGAACTGATCGCCGAGACCGGCATTCCGGTCATCGCCCACCATCACGATTTTGCCTGGGAGCGCGAGCGCTTCAACGTGCACGCCGCAAGCGACTACCTGCGCGCGGCCTTTCCGCCGGCGCTGCCGTCAATCCGCCACGTGGTGATCAACTCATTTGCCGCCCGCCAGATGGCCATGCGGATCGGCGAACGCTCGACGCTGATCCCCAACGTGATGGACTTCGACACGCCGCCCCCTCCGCCAGCGCACACGACCGGCGAGCTGCGCGCGGCGCTGGGGGTAGGCGCCGACGAGCACCTGCTGCTGCAACCCACGCGCATCGTGCCCCGCAAGCGCATCGAGCACGCCATTGAACTGGCGCGCCGTCTGGAGCGGCCCTGCGCCCTGGTCATCTCGCACGCCGCGGGCGACGAGGGCCAGAGTTACGCCGAGTATTTGCGCGAGTACGCCCGGATCCTGGGTGTGCGCGTCATTTTTGCCGCCGAGACGATTAATTATCAAGCGCGGCTGACGCCTGCCGGTCGGCGCGTGTATGCTCTGGCCGATGTCTACCGCGCCGCCGACCTGGTGACTTACCCGTCTGCTATCGAGGGCTTTGGCAATGCCTTCCTGGAGGCGATCTACTACCGTCGCCCCCTGATCATGCGCGACTACGAAATCTTCCAGGTGGACATCAAACCCAAAGGCTTCCGCGTACTGGTGTTTCAGGATTTTATCCCCGCAGAGATTGTGGAAGCCACCCGCAGGCTGCTCGACGATCCGGCCCTGCAGTCCGAAATCGTTGAACTGAACTATGCTATAGCTCGCCGCTACTATTCGTATCGGGTGCTGGAACGGCACCTTGCCGTGCTGATGAATGCCTGTCTGGGCACGTAA
- a CDS encoding prohibitin family protein, with protein sequence MSQSFSSGPGQGLRGPRGLPYGTLTLIAVVGAIAIFALFNATTVVDAGTRGVVKTFGEVTGVFDEGLHFRAPFITEVVPVDVKTQRLTSESSAASRDLQIVTTQVVLNYRVDPDSVATLVREIGVDYEAKIIDPAIQESVKAATAQFTAENLITQRPLVSDSIRQVLNERLTPRGIIVEEVSITEFNFSEEFSRAIEAKQVAEQDALRAERELRRAQIEAQQQVARAEAEAEARLQIARAEAEALRLQREVISPELLQLRFIERWNGVLPRFMSGDTGLMPLINIPASELEETPAATNSPAPTTAPAGEPVNP encoded by the coding sequence ATGTCTCAGTCTTTTTCGAGCGGACCCGGGCAGGGATTGCGGGGGCCACGAGGGCTGCCCTACGGGACGCTGACGTTGATCGCCGTCGTAGGCGCCATCGCCATTTTTGCGCTGTTCAATGCCACCACCGTGGTTGATGCCGGCACCCGCGGCGTGGTCAAGACCTTCGGCGAGGTGACCGGGGTTTTCGACGAGGGGTTGCACTTTCGGGCGCCCTTCATCACCGAAGTTGTCCCGGTAGACGTCAAGACCCAGCGGCTCACCTCCGAGTCGTCGGCGGCGTCGCGGGATCTGCAGATCGTGACCACCCAGGTGGTGCTCAACTACCGTGTGGATCCCGACTCGGTCGCCACGCTGGTGCGCGAGATCGGGGTTGACTACGAGGCGAAGATCATTGACCCCGCCATCCAGGAGTCGGTCAAGGCCGCGACGGCCCAGTTCACCGCCGAGAATCTGATCACTCAGCGGCCGTTAGTCTCAGATTCGATCCGTCAGGTGCTCAACGAACGCCTGACCCCTCGCGGCATCATCGTGGAGGAGGTGTCGATCACCGAGTTCAACTTTAGCGAGGAGTTCAGCCGGGCGATTGAGGCCAAGCAGGTAGCCGAGCAGGATGCCCTGCGGGCGGAGCGCGAGTTGCGCCGGGCGCAGATCGAAGCCCAGCAACAGGTGGCCCGCGCCGAGGCTGAAGCCGAGGCCCGCCTGCAGATCGCCCGGGCCGAGGCCGAGGCGCTGCGCCTCCAGCGTGAAGTGATTTCGCCCGAATTGCTGCAACTGCGCTTTATCGAACGCTGGAACGGGGTTCTGCCACGTTTTATGAGTGGAGATACGGGGTTGATGCCGCTGATCAACATTCCGGCCAGCGAGCTGGAAGAGACGCCCGCGGCGACCAACTCGCCCGCGCCGACCACGGCCCCTGCCGGCGAACCGGTCAATCCGTAG
- a CDS encoding TIGR04283 family arsenosugar biosynthesis glycosyltransferase: MSHLSFSVIIPTLNEARNIAGCVAAVRALDPNVEIIVADGGSTDGTPELAAAAGALVIAAPRGRGSQCNAGAARAGGDVLVFLHADTTLPTDAFVLLRDILADPEVRIAKFRLSFDVQHWLLDIAARLMWFDSLLTSFGDQGIVIRRDFFAELGGFPDWPLFEDVRLFELARARAEVYVVPAKVVTSARRFLENGVLWQLLHDLWLWLQYLFGVSPYELSQRYERGRAELRGMV, translated from the coding sequence ATGTCGCACCTGAGCTTTAGCGTCATCATTCCCACCCTGAACGAAGCGCGCAATATCGCCGGTTGTGTGGCCGCCGTGCGGGCCCTCGATCCGAACGTTGAGATTATCGTCGCCGATGGGGGCAGCACCGACGGCACCCCGGAACTGGCCGCCGCTGCGGGGGCGCTCGTTATCGCCGCGCCGCGGGGCCGTGGTTCCCAGTGCAACGCTGGCGCAGCCCGCGCTGGCGGCGATGTGCTGGTGTTCCTGCACGCCGATACGACCCTGCCAACAGATGCTTTTGTGCTCTTGCGGGACATCCTTGCCGATCCGGAGGTGCGGATCGCCAAGTTTCGCCTGAGCTTCGATGTCCAGCACTGGCTGCTGGATATCGCTGCCCGTCTGATGTGGTTCGACTCCCTGCTGACCAGTTTTGGCGATCAGGGGATCGTCATCAGGCGCGACTTTTTCGCTGAACTGGGCGGCTTCCCCGACTGGCCGCTCTTCGAGGACGTGCGCCTGTTCGAACTGGCGCGGGCGCGGGCCGAGGTCTATGTCGTGCCTGCCAAAGTGGTCACCTCGGCGCGCCGCTTTCTGGAAAACGGCGTGCTCTGGCAACTCCTGCACGACCTCTGGCTGTGGCTGCAGTATCTGTTCGGCGTCTCACCGTATGAACTGTCGCAACGCTACGAGCGAGGCCGCGCGGAACTCCGCGGGATGGTCTAG
- a CDS encoding glycosyl hydrolase translates to MHARPLRWIVPLLLFVFIAQIGPRRPVMAQELPWQNKGSPFGVVAALGNRVRADEIPAAVALMREAGVQWQREEIFWDRVQQQPGGPYDWDGDERGFYNYDLAIAAQARAGIKVLGLLDYNPAWFKGKNPHPDEWIADWGDFVYNAVARYGRDRGQIKHWELWNEPNLAASGYESGLYSVADFVRILEVGRAAALAADPEAKIVMGGLASIWSEPPSPHHYDYFDYLDQVGRLGGWNYVDIIAIHPYRPDTPEGDVWRRDQSLTFHQEMARLDDILRTYGPKPIWLTELGWSTYRGVYGVDEDTQAHFLVRAYLMAIAHPSIEKVFWYGFRDDTAPTAHYERPIYDDDEVEFHYGLLRRTYPLDPRRGDLRKPAFLAYRTMTEMLGGLTLREVGRNGADGVYWYRFEGLGRRVDVLWRTGAAAPMIEVACGCREALVRAWNGEAQHVLASVDGRLTLRPVAIGAPLYIEYDPPPRNRQIFAATGHSLGGAFRRFWETRGGLERFGYPLTEEIIEPEPGSGRPRTVQYFERARFEHFPELSGTPYEVQLSRLGETALQQAGIDWRTLPAPGEIPPECRFFPETSRSLCPPFLQAWEGAGGLDLAGLPLTEPFEVEDSVSGARYTVQYFERVRIERHPARASGAAEIQFGLLGRERLVRWGGMP, encoded by the coding sequence ATGCACGCTCGCCCACTACGCTGGATCGTTCCTCTGCTCCTGTTTGTGTTCATTGCCCAGATCGGCCCGCGTCGCCCCGTTATGGCCCAGGAACTGCCCTGGCAAAACAAAGGCAGCCCCTTCGGCGTGGTTGCCGCGCTGGGCAACCGCGTGCGCGCCGATGAGATCCCCGCCGCCGTGGCCCTGATGCGCGAGGCTGGCGTCCAGTGGCAGCGCGAAGAGATCTTCTGGGACCGGGTGCAGCAGCAGCCGGGTGGCCCTTACGATTGGGACGGAGATGAGCGCGGCTTCTACAACTACGATCTGGCGATCGCCGCTCAGGCCCGCGCTGGCATCAAGGTGCTCGGACTGCTTGACTACAATCCCGCCTGGTTCAAAGGCAAGAACCCTCACCCCGATGAGTGGATCGCCGACTGGGGCGACTTTGTGTACAACGCGGTGGCGCGCTATGGCCGTGACCGGGGGCAGATCAAGCACTGGGAGCTGTGGAACGAGCCGAACCTGGCCGCCTCAGGCTACGAAAGCGGGCTGTACTCGGTCGCAGATTTCGTGCGTATTCTGGAGGTGGGTCGCGCCGCCGCCCTTGCCGCCGATCCCGAGGCAAAGATCGTGATGGGCGGCCTGGCAAGCATCTGGAGCGAACCGCCCTCGCCGCATCACTACGACTACTTCGATTATCTTGACCAGGTAGGCCGGCTGGGTGGCTGGAACTATGTGGACATCATAGCCATCCACCCTTACCGCCCCGACACGCCGGAGGGCGATGTCTGGCGGCGCGACCAGTCGCTTACCTTCCACCAGGAAATGGCCCGGCTTGATGATATTCTGCGCACCTACGGCCCCAAGCCGATCTGGCTCACCGAACTGGGCTGGTCCACCTATCGTGGCGTCTATGGCGTGGATGAGGACACCCAGGCCCACTTTCTGGTGCGCGCTTATCTGATGGCGATTGCCCATCCAAGCATCGAGAAGGTGTTCTGGTACGGCTTTCGCGACGATACTGCGCCCACGGCGCACTACGAGCGGCCAATCTACGATGATGACGAAGTGGAGTTCCACTATGGCCTGCTGCGGCGAACCTACCCCCTCGATCCCAGGCGCGGCGATCTGCGGAAGCCGGCCTTTCTGGCTTACCGGACGATGACCGAGATGCTCGGCGGGTTGACCTTGCGGGAGGTGGGACGCAACGGGGCCGACGGAGTCTACTGGTACCGCTTCGAGGGTCTGGGCCGGCGGGTGGACGTGCTCTGGCGCACGGGGGCGGCGGCGCCGATGATCGAAGTGGCCTGCGGCTGCCGCGAGGCGCTGGTGCGCGCCTGGAACGGCGAGGCGCAGCACGTGCTGGCCAGTGTTGACGGGCGCCTCACGCTGCGACCGGTGGCCATTGGCGCGCCGCTGTACATCGAGTATGACCCTCCGCCGCGCAACCGCCAGATATTCGCTGCCACCGGGCACAGTCTCGGGGGCGCATTTCGTCGCTTCTGGGAAACGCGGGGCGGTCTCGAGCGCTTTGGCTACCCCCTCACCGAGGAGATTATCGAACCAGAGCCGGGCAGCGGGCGCCCCCGCACGGTGCAGTACTTCGAGCGGGCTCGCTTCGAGCACTTTCCCGAACTCAGCGGCACTCCCTATGAGGTCCAGTTATCGCGCCTTGGCGAAACGGCGCTGCAACAGGCGGGCATTGACTGGCGAACCCTGCCTGCCCCCGGCGAGATCCCGCCGGAGTGCCGCTTTTTCCCGGAGACCAGCCGCAGCCTGTGTCCGCCATTCCTGCAGGCCTGGGAAGGGGCCGGCGGGCTGGACCTGGCGGGCCTTCCGTTGACCGAGCCGTTCGAAGTTGAGGATAGCGTGTCGGGCGCCAGATACACCGTCCAGTACTTCGAGCGGGTGCGGATCGAGCGCCATCCAGCGCGGGCAAGCGGCGCCGCCGAAATCCAGTTCGGGCTGCTGGGGCGCGAACGGCTGGTGCGCTGGGGAGGGATGCCGTAG
- a CDS encoding biotin/lipoyl-binding protein translates to MRRAVAILMLLVVLGGLGACTLTSQPQAEEPVQTVPTPLPALSGGIGVLAEGRVLPATTVNLLFEISGTVAEVLVKEGDRVVAGQPLARLDARELALRVEQAQATLEQAQAEYERLLEGATPEQIAAARAELARMQGQLRAVQAAVSESDIAAARAELESARERLRQLEAGPRPAEVRAAQAAVDEARANLQLQRDRLSQAKTDAELRVEIAANALRNAQDTYSRIYWRNRGLELDRATELAAGFREEEAAAARAVADAETALEQARLAYEQAKLAEQSGIEIAEAQLRNAEARYDQLVNPANADAIAAARAAVAAAQARLDSLAGNRRAGDIDAAQAAVDNAQARLAELQATPTDATISTFAARIRNAEVGLKQAQLAFERATLTAPISGVVAEVNLKVGEVPVPTLPAIVVADMSNWKIETEDLTEISIVRIREGDPVTLTFDALPGFELPGKVTQIKPRGQNRQGEVVYTVVVVPDRWDERLRWNMTANVRIAND, encoded by the coding sequence ATGCGCCGGGCTGTAGCAATCCTGATGCTGCTAGTCGTGCTGGGGGGGCTGGGGGCCTGCACCCTGACCAGCCAACCCCAGGCCGAGGAACCTGTACAGACGGTCCCTACGCCTCTCCCCGCCCTGAGCGGAGGGATCGGGGTGCTGGCGGAAGGACGGGTGCTTCCGGCGACAACGGTCAATCTGCTGTTTGAAATAAGCGGCACGGTGGCCGAGGTGCTGGTCAAGGAGGGTGACCGGGTGGTTGCCGGTCAGCCCCTGGCGCGCCTGGATGCCCGCGAGCTGGCGCTGCGCGTTGAACAGGCCCAGGCCACCCTCGAACAGGCCCAGGCGGAATATGAGCGTCTGCTTGAGGGCGCCACTCCCGAACAGATCGCCGCCGCCCGCGCTGAACTCGCTCGCATGCAGGGGCAGTTGCGCGCGGTGCAGGCCGCGGTGAGCGAGTCCGACATCGCTGCCGCCCGTGCCGAACTCGAGAGCGCCCGGGAGCGCCTCAGGCAACTTGAAGCGGGCCCCCGGCCCGCCGAGGTGCGTGCCGCTCAGGCCGCAGTTGACGAGGCCCGCGCCAACTTGCAGTTGCAGCGCGACCGGCTCTCGCAGGCCAAGACCGATGCCGAGCTGCGCGTCGAAATAGCGGCGAACGCCCTGCGCAACGCCCAGGACACCTACAGCCGCATCTACTGGCGCAACCGCGGGCTGGAACTGGATCGGGCCACTGAACTGGCCGCCGGCTTCCGCGAGGAAGAGGCCGCCGCCGCCCGCGCCGTCGCCGATGCCGAAACGGCCCTTGAGCAGGCGCGCCTGGCCTATGAGCAGGCGAAGCTGGCTGAGCAGAGCGGCATCGAGATCGCCGAGGCCCAGCTACGTAACGCCGAGGCGCGCTACGACCAGCTCGTCAACCCCGCCAACGCCGACGCCATCGCCGCCGCCCGCGCGGCGGTGGCCGCGGCCCAGGCCCGCCTCGACAGCCTCGCGGGCAATCGCCGCGCTGGCGATATTGATGCAGCTCAGGCAGCGGTTGACAACGCCCAGGCCCGCCTGGCCGAATTGCAGGCAACCCCTACCGATGCGACTATCAGCACCTTTGCCGCCCGTATCCGCAACGCTGAAGTCGGCCTCAAGCAGGCCCAACTGGCTTTCGAGCGCGCCACCCTCACCGCGCCCATCAGCGGCGTGGTTGCCGAAGTGAACCTCAAAGTCGGCGAGGTTCCCGTGCCGACCCTGCCGGCCATTGTTGTGGCCGATATGAGCAACTGGAAGATCGAAACCGAAGATCTGACCGAAATAAGCATCGTCCGCATTCGCGAGGGCGATCCGGTCACCCTCACCTTCGACGCGCTGCCCGGCTTCGAACTCCCTGGCAAGGTCACTCAAATCAAGCCGCGAGGACAGAATCGTCAGGGGGAGGTTGTATACACCGTGGTCGTTGTCCCCGACCGCTGGGATGAGCGCCTGCGCTGGAATATGACCGCCAACGTGCGTATCGCCAATGACTAG
- a CDS encoding GH1 family beta-glucosidase: MSLSRSDSPAMPRGAPAPAEALTFPPGFLWGAATSAFQIEGNTEADGRGESIWDRFCRLPGRVAGGGTGEPACDHYRRWPEDVALMAHLGLGAYRFSVAWPRIFPAGGPPLNQKGLDFYRRLVAALREHGITPMITLYHWDLPQALQDRGGWAARDTALRFADYAALLFDRLGGEVPLWATINEPMLITYAGYAGRSKAPGVGRPWQTLAVAHHLLLAHGLAVRAFRQIIGRSAGIGMVLNLRPCHPASPRPRDIRAAQLLDTLTNRLFLAPLFQGRYPDLALRFFRRRFVPLPAAPGDMAIIAEPADFLGINVYVRVLAAAGNPLLGARQVPGPGPTTAMGWEIYPACVREALALAREYTSLPLYLTENGAAFADHPGPDGAIDDQERIAYLRAHLIEAHRAIAAGADLRGYFVWSLLDNFEWEDGYGPRFGLIHVDYATQARRPKASAQWYAEVIARHGVPVE, encoded by the coding sequence ATGTCGCTTTCACGCTCAGACTCGCCAGCCATGCCGCGCGGCGCGCCTGCGCCAGCGGAGGCGCTCACCTTCCCTCCGGGATTTCTATGGGGCGCGGCAACGTCGGCCTTTCAGATCGAGGGCAATACCGAGGCCGACGGGCGCGGTGAGAGCATCTGGGATCGCTTCTGCCGGTTGCCGGGACGGGTGGCCGGCGGCGGCACGGGTGAGCCGGCCTGCGACCACTACCGGCGCTGGCCTGAAGACGTGGCGCTAATGGCGCATCTGGGGCTGGGCGCATATCGCTTCAGCGTGGCCTGGCCGCGGATCTTCCCCGCCGGCGGCCCGCCGCTCAACCAGAAGGGGCTCGACTTCTACCGGCGGCTGGTGGCGGCTCTGCGCGAGCACGGCATCACGCCGATGATCACCCTCTACCACTGGGATCTGCCGCAGGCCCTTCAGGATCGGGGCGGATGGGCGGCGCGCGATACGGCGCTACGCTTCGCCGACTACGCTGCGCTGCTCTTCGACCGGCTCGGCGGCGAGGTTCCTCTCTGGGCCACCATTAACGAGCCGATGCTGATCACCTACGCCGGCTATGCCGGGCGCTCCAAGGCGCCGGGCGTGGGGCGACCCTGGCAGACCCTCGCCGTGGCCCATCACCTGCTGCTGGCCCACGGCCTGGCGGTGCGGGCCTTCCGGCAGATCATCGGCCGGAGCGCGGGCATCGGCATGGTGCTCAACCTGCGTCCCTGCCACCCCGCCTCGCCCCGCCCGCGCGACATTCGCGCCGCGCAGCTCCTCGATACGCTCACCAACCGGCTGTTTCTGGCGCCGCTGTTTCAGGGGCGCTATCCCGATCTGGCGCTGCGCTTCTTCCGCCGGCGCTTCGTGCCGCTCCCCGCCGCACCCGGCGATATGGCGATCATCGCCGAACCGGCGGACTTCCTGGGGATCAACGTGTACGTGCGGGTGCTGGCGGCGGCGGGCAATCCGCTTCTGGGCGCGCGGCAGGTTCCGGGGCCAGGTCCAACGACGGCTATGGGCTGGGAGATTTACCCGGCGTGCGTTCGCGAGGCGCTGGCCCTGGCCCGCGAGTACACCTCGCTGCCCCTCTACCTGACCGAGAACGGGGCGGCCTTCGCCGACCATCCCGGCCCCGATGGCGCGATTGATGACCAGGAGCGGATCGCCTACCTGCGGGCGCATCTCATCGAGGCGCACCGGGCCATCGCCGCCGGGGCCGACCTGCGAGGCTACTTCGTCTGGTCGCTGCTCGACAATTTCGAGTGGGAGGATGGCTATGGCCCGCGCTTCGGCCTGATCCACGTAGATTACGCGACCCAGGCGCGGCGTCCCAAGGCTTCGGCGCAGTGGTACGCCGAGGTGATTGCCCGGCACGGCGTGCCCGTGGAGTGA
- a CDS encoding galactosyldiacylglycerol synthase, with protein sequence MPTIAVFHVSAGIGHTSAAQSIGAALRLHPGVTVVVEDVFDHVNDMARKVITSAYNELSTRLQPLYTMVHSRLHFQDTEDALRANAVLKTMGQPFLKRFERRVEELRPDAIICTMQWPLHVLQDYGERTGVPEYAVITDFSVQSSWLREGVAAYFVASELTRDVLLARGIEPERVHVTGIPVKLELAEPKDRAEMRRRHNLPLEAPLITVIGSGVAPERVRHMVTQLLKGDQPATVVTVAGRNHYLDEALGDLERGPLVELRKLGFIDYLDDLVAASDLVISKPGGLITSEVLARGTPMIVIDPIPGQEEWNADVVSGSGAGIQIRVPELVPRAVQTLLARPAWLELMRAQAREIGRPRAAYDIAARVLADLEARATSLAAVSGGQR encoded by the coding sequence ATGCCAACCATCGCTGTGTTTCACGTGTCCGCCGGTATCGGGCACACCAGCGCCGCTCAGTCCATCGGCGCCGCTTTGCGCCTCCATCCCGGCGTGACCGTCGTAGTTGAGGACGTCTTCGATCACGTCAACGACATGGCCCGGAAGGTGATCACCTCGGCCTACAACGAACTCTCCACCCGCCTTCAGCCGCTGTACACCATGGTCCACTCGCGGCTGCACTTCCAGGACACCGAGGATGCCCTGCGGGCCAATGCGGTGCTCAAGACCATGGGCCAGCCCTTTCTCAAACGCTTCGAGCGGCGGGTCGAGGAGCTCCGGCCCGACGCGATCATCTGCACGATGCAGTGGCCCCTCCACGTGCTGCAAGACTACGGCGAACGTACCGGCGTGCCCGAATATGCCGTGATCACCGATTTCTCCGTCCAGAGTAGCTGGCTGCGCGAGGGGGTGGCGGCCTACTTCGTGGCCAGCGAACTGACCCGCGACGTCCTTCTGGCCCGCGGCATTGAACCGGAGCGGGTCCACGTCACCGGCATCCCGGTGAAGCTGGAACTGGCGGAGCCGAAAGACCGCGCGGAGATGCGCCGGCGCCATAACCTGCCCCTGGAAGCGCCGCTGATCACCGTCATCGGCAGTGGCGTCGCGCCGGAGCGGGTGCGCCACATGGTCACCCAGTTGCTCAAGGGCGATCAACCGGCGACGGTGGTCACCGTGGCCGGACGCAACCACTACCTCGACGAGGCCCTCGGCGACCTCGAACGCGGCCCGCTGGTAGAACTCCGCAAGCTCGGCTTCATTGACTATCTGGACGATCTCGTCGCCGCCAGCGACCTGGTGATCTCCAAACCGGGCGGCCTGATCACCAGCGAAGTGCTGGCGCGGGGCACGCCGATGATCGTGATTGATCCCATTCCCGGACAGGAAGAGTGGAACGCCGACGTCGTATCCGGCTCGGGCGCCGGCATTCAGATCCGCGTACCGGAGCTGGTGCCGCGGGCAGTGCAGACCTTGCTGGCGCGCCCGGCCTGGCTCGAACTCATGCGCGCTCAGGCCCGCGAGATCGGGCGCCCCCGGGCGGCCTACGACATCGCCGCGCGCGTCCTGGCCGATCTGGAGGCGCGGGCTACGTCCCTGGCAGCGGTCTCCGGCGGGCAAAGGTGA
- the rbsK gene encoding ribokinase, producing MTIVVFGSINMDLVARAPRLPTTGETVPGHTFFTAPGGKGANQAVACARLGAPTRMVGRVGDDALGAELRAGLRAAGVDERDVLTTPGPSGVALIAVDDAGRNTIIVVPGANGAIGPADVTRLETALIGARALLLQLEIPLEAVVAAANAARRAGVPVILDPAPARELPAELYRLADIITPNESEAATLVGFDLSDEAARIAAARALHARTGGAVALKLGEHGALLFASDQFLRLPALPVRAVDTVAAGDAFNAGLAAALVEGQPLAAAVRWAVAAGAVAVTRPGAQAAMPSRAEVLAMLDFGF from the coding sequence ATGACCATCGTCGTATTCGGCAGCATCAATATGGACCTGGTTGCCCGCGCGCCGCGGCTGCCCACTACCGGGGAGACGGTGCCCGGACACACCTTTTTCACCGCGCCGGGCGGCAAGGGCGCCAACCAGGCCGTGGCCTGCGCGCGCCTGGGCGCGCCGACGCGCATGGTGGGCCGGGTGGGCGACGACGCGCTCGGCGCGGAACTGCGGGCAGGGCTGCGCGCCGCCGGGGTTGACGAGCGCGACGTGCTGACCACTCCCGGACCTTCCGGTGTGGCGCTGATCGCCGTGGACGACGCGGGGCGCAACACGATCATCGTGGTGCCGGGCGCCAATGGGGCGATTGGCCCCGCCGACGTGACCCGGCTGGAGACAGCCCTGATCGGGGCGCGGGCGCTGCTGTTGCAACTCGAAATCCCCCTCGAAGCAGTGGTCGCCGCGGCCAACGCGGCACGGCGCGCGGGCGTGCCGGTCATCCTCGACCCGGCCCCGGCGCGCGAGCTGCCCGCCGAGCTGTACCGCCTGGCCGACATTATCACGCCCAACGAAAGCGAAGCGGCGACGCTGGTCGGTTTCGACCTGAGCGACGAGGCGGCGCGCATTGCGGCGGCGCGCGCGCTGCACGCGCGCACCGGCGGCGCCGTGGCGTTGAAGCTGGGCGAACACGGTGCGCTGCTGTTCGCCAGTGACCAGTTCCTGCGCTTGCCGGCCCTGCCCGTGCGCGCGGTTGATACCGTCGCCGCTGGCGACGCCTTCAACGCCGGGCTGGCAGCGGCCCTGGTTGAAGGGCAACCTCTGGCGGCGGCCGTGCGCTGGGCCGTCGCCGCCGGGGCTGTAGCCGTGACCCGCCCGGGGGCGCAGGCGGCCATGCCCTCGCGCGCCGAGGTGCTGGCGATGCTGGATTTTGGATTTTAG